A genome region from Actinopolymorpha sp. NPDC004070 includes the following:
- the rpsL gene encoding 30S ribosomal protein S12: MPTIQQLVRKGRKDKVSKNKTPALKGSPQRRGVCMRVYTTTPRKPNSALRKVARVRLTSQIEVTAYIPGVGHNLQEHSMVLVRGGRVADLPGVRYKIVRGSLDTQGVKGRKQARSLYGAKKEKS; encoded by the coding sequence GTGCCCACGATCCAGCAGTTGGTCCGCAAGGGCCGCAAGGACAAGGTGTCCAAGAACAAGACGCCGGCGCTCAAGGGTTCGCCCCAGCGGCGTGGCGTGTGCATGCGCGTCTACACCACCACCCCTCGTAAGCCCAACTCCGCTCTGCGCAAGGTCGCCCGTGTGCGGCTGACCAGCCAGATCGAGGTCACGGCCTACATCCCCGGCGTCGGCCACAACCTCCAGGAGCACTCGATGGTGCTCGTGCGCGGTGGCCGGGTGGCGGACCTCCCCGGTGTGCGTTACAAGATCGTCCGCGGCTCCCTCGACACCCAGGGTGTGAAGGGTCGCAAGCAGGCCCGCAGCCTCTACGGCGCCAAGAAGGAGAAGAGCTAA
- the fusA gene encoding elongation factor G: MATNLRTVDLAKVRNIGIMAHIDAGKTTTTERILFYTGITYKIGEVHEGAAVMDWMEQEQERGITITSAATTCHWKDNTITIIDTPGHVDFTVEVERNLRVLDGAVAVFDGVAGVEPQSETVWRQADRYKVPRMCFVNKLDRVGAEFHRCVDMIVTRLNAVPAVLQLPLGAEADFIGVIDLVEQRALTWRGETQKGEDYAIEEIPASHQEAAATWRDRLIETVAEADDEIMELYLEGEEPTVPQLKAAIRRATIADKITPVLCGTAFKNKGVQPLLDAVIDYLPSPLDVGAVQGHSLRDESEIIEREPDEDGPLAALAFKIMSDPHLGKLTYLRIYSGTLTAGTQVLNSTKDRKERIGKIYRMHANKREEIEKASAGQIVAVMGLKQTTTGETLCGPEAPIILESMNFPAPVISVAIEPKTKSDQEKLSGAIQRLAEEDPTFQVRTDQETGQTIISGMGELHLDILVDRMKREFRVEANVGKPQVAYRETIRNKVEKVEYTHKKQTGGSGQFGRVIIDLEPTGGEGDGGYEFVNAVSGGRIPREYIPAVDEGIQEAMEFGVLAGYPMVDIKVTLQDGAYHDVDSSELAFKIAGSMAFKEAARRAKPTLLEPIFKVEVTTPDDYLGEVIGDINSRRGHVQKMDEFAGNRVITALVPLSETFGYVGDLRSKTQGRAVPHMEFHSYAEVPRTVAEEIVKKVRGE; the protein is encoded by the coding sequence ATGGCGACCAACCTTCGCACCGTTGATCTGGCCAAGGTCCGCAACATCGGAATCATGGCCCACATCGACGCGGGCAAGACCACCACCACCGAACGGATCCTGTTCTACACCGGCATCACGTACAAGATCGGTGAAGTCCACGAGGGCGCTGCCGTCATGGACTGGATGGAGCAGGAGCAGGAGCGCGGCATCACGATCACGTCCGCCGCGACGACCTGTCACTGGAAAGACAACACGATCACGATCATCGACACCCCGGGCCACGTCGACTTCACCGTCGAGGTGGAGCGCAACCTCCGGGTGCTCGACGGTGCGGTCGCGGTGTTCGACGGCGTCGCGGGCGTCGAGCCACAGTCGGAGACGGTGTGGCGCCAGGCGGACCGGTACAAGGTCCCGCGGATGTGCTTCGTCAACAAGCTCGACCGCGTGGGCGCGGAGTTCCACCGCTGCGTCGACATGATCGTGACCCGGCTCAACGCCGTCCCCGCCGTGCTGCAGCTCCCGCTGGGTGCCGAGGCCGACTTCATCGGGGTCATCGACCTCGTGGAGCAGCGGGCCCTCACCTGGCGCGGAGAGACGCAGAAGGGCGAGGACTACGCGATCGAGGAGATCCCGGCGTCCCACCAGGAGGCCGCAGCCACCTGGCGCGACCGCCTGATCGAGACCGTCGCCGAGGCCGACGACGAGATCATGGAGCTCTACCTCGAGGGCGAGGAGCCCACGGTGCCGCAGCTCAAGGCGGCGATCCGGCGCGCGACCATCGCCGACAAGATCACTCCGGTGCTCTGCGGCACGGCGTTCAAGAACAAGGGCGTGCAGCCCCTGCTCGACGCCGTGATCGACTACCTCCCGTCGCCGCTCGACGTGGGCGCCGTCCAGGGGCACTCGCTCCGCGACGAGTCCGAGATCATCGAGCGCGAGCCCGACGAGGACGGCCCGCTGGCCGCGCTGGCGTTCAAGATCATGAGCGACCCGCACCTCGGCAAGCTGACCTACCTGCGCATCTACTCCGGCACGCTCACCGCCGGCACCCAGGTGCTGAACAGCACCAAGGACCGCAAGGAGCGGATCGGCAAGATCTACCGCATGCACGCCAACAAGCGTGAGGAGATCGAGAAGGCGTCCGCCGGCCAGATCGTCGCGGTGATGGGTCTGAAGCAGACCACCACCGGTGAGACGCTCTGTGGCCCGGAGGCGCCGATCATCCTGGAGTCGATGAACTTCCCGGCTCCGGTGATCTCGGTCGCGATCGAGCCGAAGACCAAGAGCGACCAGGAGAAGCTGTCGGGCGCCATCCAGCGGCTGGCCGAGGAGGACCCGACCTTCCAGGTCCGCACCGACCAGGAGACCGGTCAGACGATCATCTCCGGAATGGGCGAGCTGCACCTGGACATCCTGGTCGACCGGATGAAGCGAGAGTTCCGCGTCGAGGCCAACGTCGGCAAGCCGCAGGTGGCCTACCGCGAGACGATCCGCAACAAGGTCGAAAAGGTTGAGTACACCCACAAGAAGCAGACGGGTGGCTCGGGGCAGTTCGGCCGGGTGATCATCGACCTCGAGCCCACCGGTGGCGAAGGCGACGGCGGCTACGAGTTCGTCAACGCGGTCAGCGGTGGCCGGATCCCGCGGGAGTACATCCCCGCGGTCGACGAGGGCATCCAGGAGGCCATGGAGTTCGGCGTGCTCGCCGGATACCCGATGGTCGACATCAAGGTCACCCTGCAGGACGGCGCCTACCACGACGTCGACTCCTCCGAACTCGCCTTCAAGATCGCCGGCTCGATGGCATTCAAGGAGGCGGCGCGTCGCGCCAAGCCCACCTTGCTCGAGCCGATCTTCAAGGTCGAGGTCACCACACCGGACGACTATCTCGGTGAGGTGATCGGTGACATCAACAGCCGCCGCGGGCATGTCCAGAAGATGGACGAGTTCGCCGGCAACCGGGTCATCACGGCGCTTGTTCCGCTGTCGGAGACCTTCGGGTACGTTGGCGACCTGCGAAGCAAGACCCAGGGTCGTGCCGTGCCCCACATGGAGTTCCACTCCTACGCCGAGGTTCCCAGGACCGTGGCGGAAGAGATTGTGAAGAAGGTACGGGGCGAGTAA
- the rpsG gene encoding 30S ribosomal protein S7, whose protein sequence is MPRKGPAPKRQPIVDPVYASPLVSQLINKILRSGKKQLAQRIVYTALEGCREKTGTDPVITLKRALDNVKPSLEVKSRRVGGATYQVPIEVRPGRSTTLALRWLVSYSQSRREKAMSERLMNEILDASNGLGASVKRREDTHKMAESNKAFAHYRW, encoded by the coding sequence ATGCCGCGCAAGGGTCCGGCTCCGAAGCGTCAGCCGATCGTCGACCCGGTCTACGCGTCGCCGCTGGTGAGTCAGCTGATCAACAAGATCCTCCGGAGCGGCAAGAAGCAGCTCGCGCAGCGCATCGTCTACACCGCGCTCGAGGGTTGCCGCGAGAAGACCGGCACCGACCCGGTGATCACCCTCAAGCGTGCGCTCGACAACGTGAAGCCGTCGCTCGAGGTGAAGAGCCGTCGTGTCGGTGGTGCCACCTACCAGGTGCCCATCGAGGTCCGCCCCGGTCGCTCGACGACGCTGGCCCTGCGCTGGCTGGTGAGCTACTCCCAGTCCCGCCGCGAGAAGGCCATGTCCGAGCGCCTGATGAACGAGATCCTGGACGCCTCCAACGGGCTCGGCGCGAGCGTCAAGCGTCGCGAGGACACCCACAAGATGGCGGAGTCCAACAAGGCGTTCGCGCACTACCGCTGGTAG